Genomic window (Campylobacter ureolyticus ACS-301-V-Sch3b):
AAGATGTTTTAGTTGTTGGGATCGAAAACGAATCGAGCCGTTTAAATCCTTTATATGATGAGGATCACGATCCAGCTTTAAGCCTACTTTTTTCAGGTCTTACAAAACACGATGAAAATACAAAAGTAACTCCTGATCTTGCGAAAAGTTGGGAAGTAAGCAAAGATGGACTAACTTATACATTTGATTTAAGAGATGATGCTTACTGGCATGATGGAGTTAAATTTACCGCCCAAGATGTTAAATTTACAATAGAAAGTGCAAAAGATAAAAAACTAAATGCACCTGCTATTGCAAACTATGAAATGGTAAAAGATGTTGAGATTTTGGGTGATTATAAGATAAAAGTTACACTTGATACACCTTTTCCACCATTTTTAGATGCGCTAAGCTTTGGTGTGCTTCCTAAACACTTACTAGAAGGCAAAGATATAGCAACTTATCAATTTAACGATAATCCTATCGGAACAGGACCTTATAAATTTGTAAATTGGAAAAAAGGTGAGAGTATAGAATTTGTAGCAAATGAAAAATTTTATAAAAGCACTCCAAAAATTAAAAAAGTATTTTTAAAAGTAGTTCCTGATGCAAATGTTAGATTAATGCAACTTAAAAGCGGTGAGCTTGATGCGGGATTGATTGATTTTAGCGGTGTCCAAATGGCTAAAAATAGCAAAAATTTAAATATCTTAAAGTTTAAAAGTGCTGATTATAGAGCTTTGATGTTTAACTATAATAATGAAATTTTAAAAGATAGAGATGTTAGAGTTGCGCTAAATTATTTTATAGATAAAAATGATATGGTAAAAACTTTGCTTCACACTCACGGAAGCGTAGCAAACAACCCAATCCAAAACTACATACAAAGCGATAAAGTTTATGAATTTAACCCTAAAAAAGGTGATGAAATTTTAACAAAAGCTGGTTGGAAAAAGAACAAAAAAGGCATTTATGAAAAAGATGGCAAAACTTTAAGTTTTGAAATTTACAGCTTTAACTCAGATCCTTTAAGAGTTGCTATGTCAAAAGTTATAAGCTCTGAGTTAAATAAATACGGCGTTGATGCAAAAGCTTTTGCAAAGCCAAAAACTGCATTTAAAATAAGCAAAGTTGATAGCTTTTTAATTGGCTGGGGAAGTCCGTTTGATCCTGACTTTCACACATATAGAATTTTTGGAGGCTTTGCAGACAGTGATATAAATGAAAACGGCTGGAACTATAGTCACTACAAAGATGCAAAAGTAGATGAAGCTCTTAAAAAAGCAAGAAGCACTGGGGATTTAGAAGAAAGAAAAGCTTATTATAAGGAGTTTTTAGATGCGCTTTATGAAAATCCTCCTTATATTTTTATCGCATATCTAGACTACAATCTAGCATATAATAAAAATTTAACTGGCATAAAAACACAAATTTTAGGTCACCATGGTGCAGGATTTTTATGGAATTTAGAAGAGTGGAACTTTAAAAATTGATAAGTTTAATCTTAAAAAAAGCAGCCTATAGCATTGGGCTGCTTTTTGTTTTATCATTTTTAGTTTTTTCACTGCTTTATTTTTTACCAGGCGATGTAACAAGTGCGATGTTTTCACGTCCTGAAGCTATGTCGCAAGCTATGAAAAATCAAATTTTAGCAAATTTAGGGCTAGATAAAAGTCTTATTACGCAGTATGTTTCTTGGCTTAAAAATGCTTTAAATTTAAACTTTGGAAAAAGTTTTGTAAGTGGTGAAGATATCTATGAAATGTTTAAAACAAGGCTTGTTAATAGCACTGTTTTATTAATTTTTGCGTCATTTTTTATATTTGTATTTTCGCTTATTTTAGGACTAATAAGCGCTGTTTTTAAAAATAAATTTATTGATACTTTTATAAATTTAACAACTTTTTCTTTAATGTGTATGCCAAATTTTTGGTTAGGTCTAATATTTATCTATGTTTTTAGTATAGCTTTAGGTCTTCTTCCAAGCTCAGGAGCTAATTATCTTGGTGTTAGTGGAATTAGCCTAAAACATGTTATTTTACCTATTTTTGCGATTGTTTTACCACATCTTGCTACAAGTGTTAAATTTATAAGAGATATTATAATCTCAAACCTAAACACAGATTTTATCCAAACTCTTTATGCAAGAGGGATAAAAAATATTCAAATTTACCGTCTTGCACTGTTTAGCTCAATGAGTGATATTGTGCGATATTTTGGGACTATGATAGGTGGTGTTTTTGCAGGAAGTTATGTCATAGAAAGTGTGTTTTCATATCCTGGCATTGGAGAGTTAGCACTTAAATCAATAATAGCAAAAGACTATCCTGTAGTACTCGCAGCTATTTTACTAAGTGCTATTTTTGTAATTTTGGCAAATTTAGCGGCTGAAATTATAGCAATTTTAATTGATAAGAGAAACTATGCGAAATAAAATCATACTCTTTATTACTATAATTTTAGTAATTTTAGCTGTTTTTTCAAGCTTTATAGCACCTTTTAATCCAAATTTAAGTGATTTTTCTAACACAAATTTAGCGCCTAATTCAACTCATTTTTTTGGAAGTGATTTTTTAGGGCGAGATATTTTCTCAAGAACACTTTATGGGCTTAAAAACTCACTTATAATAGGAACAATTGCCGGATTTATCGCAACAATAATTGCATTTTTATACGCTTCACTTAGTCTTATAAAACCTTTACAAAATAGCTTACAAAGCGGAATTGATGCGTTTTTAAGCATACCAAATATTTTATTTATTCTAACTTTTGCCTCAATTACTGGCGGTGGGATTATAAGTATAATTTTAGTAATTTCACTTTTTTCATGGATGAGTTCAGCAAAAGTTTTTATAGGTCGCATAAACTTACTTTACCAATCACCATTTATAATCCAATCAATGAGCCTTGGAGCTAGTAAATTTAAGGTTTTATTTTATGAAGTATTGCCAAATTTAAAGGGACTTTTCTTATCGCTTTTTGCCATAAACTCAGCTCATGCGATTTCACACGAAGCCACACTTAGTTTTTTTGGAATGGCTGGGGATTTGAATATGATAAGTTTGGGACTAATGATAAATGAAAGCACAAATGCTCTTTTTATGGGGGCTTGGTGGGTTGCATTCTTTCCTGGATTTATGCTATTTTTACTAATTTTTTGCATAGTTTCCATAACGCCAGATGATAAAGGCATAAAGATATGATTGAAATTTCAAATTTAAATCTTTTTTATAAAAAAGTGCAAATTTTAAAAAATATTGATTTTACAATGAAAAAAAATGGCTGTGTTTGTATAATGGGCGAAAGTGGAGCTGGAAAGTCAATGTTTGCAAAAAGTTTTATTAAGCTTTTTGATGATGAATTTAAGCTAAGTGCAGATAAATTTAGTGTTTTTCAAAATGATATTTTATCTTTAGATGGCGAAAAACTAAGAGAGTTTAGAAGTAAAATTTGCGCTCTTGTTTTTCAAAACGCAAAGGCAAGTTTTCATCCACTTTTAAATGTTGGAGATAATTTTTTTCTATATCTTAAAGACCGCATAAGTGAGCCCAAAAAAGAGGCTTTTGAAGTTCTTGAAAAGCTTTTATTTGATGATTTAAATTTGCTTTGGCATAAATTTCCGTATGAATTAAGTGGCGGTGAGGCAAGTAGAGTGCAAATTGCAATAGCACTTTGTCTAAAACCAAAAGTTTTGATTTGTGATGAGATAACAGCAAGCCTTGATGCACAAAATCAAAAAAGCATAGTAAAAATCATAAACTCTCTTAAAGATGAACTTCAAATTTTATTTATAACTCATCAAAAAAATGTGGCAAATGCAGTGGCAGATGAGTTTTATACGATGCAAAATGGAGTTTTAAAAAATGCTTGAAGTTAAAAATGTTGATAAATTTTATGATTTTAAAGAGCACATAAACAAAAAAACAGAAAAAATTCAAGTCTTATATGATATAAATTTCAGCCTTGAAAATGGAGATAATCTAGCAATTTTAGGCGTTAGTGGAAGTGGAAAAAGCACATTAGCAAATTTGTTAAGTGCAGTAGAAAAGCCAACAAATGGCGAAATTTTACTAAATGGAGAAAACAAGAATCTAAATAAAAAAATTTCACTTATCATGCAAACTCAAAAACTTTGCCTAAATCCGACACTAAGGATAAAAACAGGTATAAATTTACTAAAAAAATACTTGCATTTAAAATTTAGTGATAACGATGTAAAAAATTTATTTGAAACTTTAAATTTAAATCAAGAAATATTACAAAAATTTCCTCACGAAATTAGCGGTGGCGAGGCAAGTAGAATAGGCATTTTAAAAGCTCTTTTAATTAAACCTGATATTTTAATTTGTGATGAAATAACCGCTGGACTTGATGAGGAAAACAAAAACTCAGTCTTAAATGTTTTAAAAAAATTAAAACAAAGCATTATTTTTATAACTCACGATTTAGAAGCTGCAAAAGAAATTTCAAAAAATGTCCTTATTTTAGAAAAAGGAAAGGTGATATTTTTTGGCAAATTTAGCGACCTTCAAAATAGTGAAATTTTGGATAAATTTAGCCAAGATTAAAAAATTTTAAAGCTGTAATAAGTCAAAAAAGATAGAATGAAACTAAATTTTAACACTAGGAGAATAGATGAAAAATTTAATCTTTACAGCTCTTATTGGAGTTGTTTTTTTGTGTGGATGTGCAAGTGAGAGCCAAAGAGCAATAAGCGTTCCAAAAGTTGCCATCGCAAATACAAATTATAGCGGCCAAAAAGTTTCTGTTTCTATAGGCAGATTTTCAAACCAAAGCTCTTATAATAATGGAGTTTTTAGTGATGGTGAAGATAGACTTGGCAACCAAGCTCAAACTATCCTAATAACTAGCTTGCAACAAACTGGTAGATTTTCAGTTTTGGATAGAACAAATTTAAGAGCGATGAAAGAAGAGAGCGCAATTAGTAAAAAAGCTCAAAACTTAAAAGGCGCAAGATATGTAATAACAGGCGATGTTGTTGAGTTTGGCAGAAAAACTCATGGCGATCATCAGCTATTTGGGATTTTGGGTAGAGGAAAAACACAAGTTGCCTACTCAAAAGTAAATCTAAATGTCGTTGATGTAAGCACTTCAGAAGTTGTTTTTTCAGCTCAAGGCGCAGGAGAGTTTGAACTATCAAATAGAGAAGTTATCGGCTTTGGCGGAACTGCTGGATATGACTCAACACTAAATGGAAAAGTTTTAAGTCTGTCAATTAATGAAGCTGTAAATAACCTTGCAAGTGCGATAGATAGTGGCGAGTGGAAAATAAAATAATGAAAAAATATATTTTTCTTGTTTTGATGGCTGTCTTTTTTGTAGGTTGTGCAACAAAAAATCAAAGCATTTATTACTGGGATGGAACTTATGCAAAGTCTGTTTATGAATACACAAAGCAAGATGGTGATATCAACGAACAAATTGAAAATTTAGAAAAATTGATTCAAAAATCATATGAAAAAAATAAACCTATTGCACCAGGAGTTTATGCCCATCTTGGGCTTTTATACTCAAATTTGGGAAATTACGGTAAGTTTATTAGCTACCTTGATAAAGAAGCACAGCTTTATCCTGAGTCAAAAACTTACATCGAGTTTTTGAAAAAAATCAAACAAAGGTAAAAAAGATGAAAAATAGCATTTTTATAACTTTGATATTATCTTTTATTTTTGTAGGTTGTGCTAAAAAGCCTGAAATTTATGACTACTCGGCATTTTTGGAGTCAAAACCAAAATCAATCTTGGTTGTAATGCCAACAAATGAATCAATTGATATAAAAGCTTCTCCTGCTATGCTTGCAAATGCAACTATGCCTTTGGCTGAAGCTGGGTATTATGTATTTCCTGTGGCTTTAGTAAATGACACTTTTAAATTTAATGGTGTTTATGATGCAAATGATATCAAAAACATTCCTTTAAGCAAGCTTCAAGAGATCTTTGGCGCTGATAGTGTGCTTTATATAAATATTACAAAATACGGCACAAGCTATGCCATTTTAAATAGCCAAACCACAGTTGAAGCAGATGTAAAATTGGTTGATTTAAAAACTGGAAAAACTCTTTGGGATAAAAAAACATTAGTAAGTAATAATTCAGCTAATTCAAATCAAGGACTTATTGGAATGCTTATAACTGCGGCAATTGACCAAATAGCAAATACAATAGCTGATAGTGGATATGATATGTCAGTAATTGCTTCAAATTCAGTTTTTGCAACTGATTGTCATGACTGCATACTAAAAGGACCTCGCTCACCAAGTTATGGGCAAGATAAACAGCTAACTCAAAATTAAAACCATAGTGGTAAATTTCTAAAAATTTACCACTATTTTTATTAAAAATTAAAAATTTTATTTATAATTTATAAAATATTTAATCTATAATCAAATACTATCATAAATTTTTTAAAGGAGATAATATGAAATTTTTTAAACTATTTTTAGGTATATTTTTTGCCTTAAATTTAGTAAATGCGGCTTCGCTTGATGAGATAAAAGAGCGTGGAAGCATCAAAATAGGTGTTTTTGGTGATAAGCCTCCATTTGGATATATTGATGAAAATGGTAAAAATCAAGGCTTTGATGTAGCTTTAGCAAAAGAGATGTCAAAAGCACTTTTTGGTGATGAAAACAAAGTAGAATATACAATTGTTGAGGCTGCAAGCAGGGTTGATTTTTTAAGAGCTAATAAAGTTGATGTAATTTTAGCAAATTTTACTCAAACAAAAGATAGAGCAAGAGTTGTTGACTTTGCAAAGCCATATATGAAAGTAAGTATCGGTGTTGTTAGTAAAAATGGCGATATAAAAAGCGTTGATGATTTAAAAGGAAAAACTTTACTTTTAAACAAAGGAACAACTGCGGATATTTATTTTACAAAAAATTATAAAGATTTAAAAACTATGAAATTTGATCAAAATACTGAAACTTTTGCAGCCTTGCTTGATGGTCGTGGAGAAGCTTTAGCTCACGATAATACACTTTTATTTGCATGGGTTAAAAGCAATCCTGAGTTTAAAGTAGGCATCGAAAGCATTGGCGATCATGATGTTATAGCTCCAGCTGTGAAAAAAGGAAATAAAGAGTTATTAAAATGGATAAATGAACTCATTACAAAACTAAATAGTGAGAAATTCTTTCATAAGGCTTATGATGAAACTATAAAGCCTATTTATGGTGATAGTATAAATCCAGCCTCTGTTTTGGTTGAAGAGTAAAACTTAACCCCTTATTTAAGGGGTTAAACAAAAACATTAAGCAAACATCGGTAAGAATAAAAATAATTTAATAGTTAAAGCGTTTGCAATATCTACAAAAAATCCGCCCATTATAGGAACTACAATAAATGCAATTCTTGATGGTCCAAAGTTGTAAGTTACTGCTTGAAGATTTGCCACTGCTGTTGGGGTTGCACCCATACCAAAACCACAATGTCCAGCAACTAAACAAGCCGCATCATAATCTCTTCCACAAATTCCAAATGTCACATATCTAACATAAATTGCTATAACAACGGTTTGAATAGCAAGTAAAACAATTAAAGGAACAGCAAGTTTTGTAAGCTCAACTAAATTTAAAGTCATTATTGCCATTGCTAGAAATAAGCCTAAACTAACATTTCCTATAACGCCTATTTCTCTATCAAAAACTTGATGAATATTTGCATAACTTAGTGTATTTCTTATAACAATACCAGAAAACAAACACCAAACAAAAGTAGGTAAAGTTATAACAGAGCCTTTTGTAAGAGCAGAAATTGTAGTTCCTATAAACATAGCAAGAGCAAAAAGTCCAAGACTTTGGACAAATGATCCAGCGGTTATAAGTCTTTCAACTTGTGGCTCTGCAAAAACTTCATCGCTAGTATCATGCTCAACCTCAACTTCGTTTGATTTAAGATTGTATTTTCTTATAATGCTTTGTGCTATTGGCCCACCTAAAAGACCACCTGCAATAAGTCCATAAGTAGCACTTGCCATAGCAACTTCTTTTGCAGCTATAAAATTATATGGAGCATTGCTAAACACGTCTCCCCACGCAGCACCTGTTCCATGTCCTCCACTTAGAGTAATAGATCCAGCAAGAAGTCCTAGCAAAGGATTTTCTCCCATCATTGTCATAACACTTACACCAATGATATTTTGCACGAATAAAAACAGACAAACTGAAATTCCAAATAAAACTAAAAGTTTTCCACCTTTTTTTAAACTTGCAATATCAGCACCAAGACCAACAGAGGTAAAGAACATAAGCATAAGTGGGTCTTTAATGCTTTCTTGAAAGCCAATTTTTACATTAAATAAAATTTGAGTTAAAAACAAAACGATAGCTACAATAAGACCACCAGTTACTGGAATAGGAATACTATACTTATCTAAAAATTTAATATTTTTAGTGATTCTAGCTCCTATATAAAGCACTGCACAAACAGATATCAAAGTAGCATAAAAGTCCAAATTTACGCGGTAGAAAATATCACTACCAGCTATTTTTTTAATAATTTCTAAAAAAGCAAAATTTGCTTTAAAAACACCATCTGAAATTTGAGTAAATTCCATACAAATCCTTTTTGTTAAGATTTATGAAATTTAGCATATTTTTCTTTATTTGAAGCTTTATTTTTTATATAAATTTGCAAATTTATTGCAAATTGCATAAATTCTGTATAAATTTAGTAAATATGCTTGATTTGGTTTTAAATTATAAAATATTTTAAATATGATAAAATGCCATATTTTCTATCAAAAAATGCAAATTTAATCATAATAAATAACTTAGTTATAATATAAAAAATTTACACATTTAGCACTTATTGACAGTATTGGTATTTTTATTTTAAAAAATATATTTGCATTAATTTTACATAAGTTTTGCAAGTAAATTTTTAGCGTGTTCTGAAAATTTATACCCTTTAATATGCTCTTTTCCAAACTCGACAAAAAGCCCATGATACGCACAATATAGCTCATTTAAACTTTTAAAATCATACTTTTTACTAAGCATATCAAAATCCACTCCACAAAGCCATTCTTGAGCTTCAAGATAACTTTCAAACTCATAGTTTAAAAAATTAAGTATTTTTATCGTGTAGTTATCAACAACCATCTCATCACGCTCGCACGCGTAGCATAAAATCGCACTGCAACTCTCAGCTCCAATGCCTTTTTGAGAAATTAACCACTCCATATCAACACTGTCTTTAAAATTTTCAAAGTCGCCAAATTCCAAACTAATAGCACTTAATAAATTTTTAAGTCTTTTGGTTTTTACATTATTAAAACCACTTGGTTTTATCAAATTTGCCAAAGTTTCATCATCTAAACTTAAAATTCCTTCTATACTCAAAACGCCCTTATTTTTTAAGTTTGAAAGTGAGCTTTCAACATTTTGCCACTTTGTATTTTGGGTTAAAACTGCTCCAACTACTACTTCAAAAGTACCATAATTAGGCCACCAAAAGTGATTTTTCAAATTTATTTCATTATATAAAAGTTCAAACAACTCATTACTACTCATCTAATCTCACTTTTATCATTTTTAAACTCATCTTTAAAAGCTAAATAAAACTGTTTTGCAACTCTGCCACTTCTACTTGCTCTAAGCATTGCAAATTGCTTGGCTTTTAAATGAAGTTCGCTAATATCGCCTTTAAAGCCCTTAAAATAACTATCAACTATGTCTAGATACTCGCTAAATCCACCCTCATAAAAGCTTATTTGAAGTCCAAATCTTTGAGCCAATGAGAGCCTTTCATTAACAGCTTCTTTTTCATGAATTTCATTACTCATCTTTTCATTTACTAAGTGTCTTCGATTTGAAGTGGCATAAATTAAGACATTTTTTGGCGGAAGTTCAATACTTCCTTCTAATACAGGTTTTAAAAACTTATAGCTAAAATCACCATCTTCAAAACTCAAATCATCAATGTATATTATAAATTTATACTCATTAATTTCTCTAATTTCATCTAAAACATCTATCAAGCTTTCTAAATCATGCTTTGAAATTTCAATCACTCTTAAGCTCTGATTAAAAAACATAGTAAAAACAGCCTTGCAAAGACTGCTTTTTCCACAACCCATATCTCCCCATAAAAGCGCGTGGTTTGCACCTTTGTTATCTAAAAAATTTTTAGTATTTTTTATAATTTCATCTTTTTGCCTATCAAGCCCAACAAGCAAATCAATATCTACAAAATCTATATCGCTAACTTTTTTTAAAGCGTTTTTGCTCTTTCTAAAAATAGCGGCTTTGGTTGTTTTCCAATCTATATTTTTTGAAATTTTAAAATTTTCATTGTCCAAATTTGAATTATCAAAGCTTTTCATAACCTGTACCTTTTAAAATCTCAGTTAAAATTTGAATTAAATCATCTTTTGTTATCTCATTTTTATCTATTTTCACAGAAGCATTTTCCATTTTTGTATAAAAATCTTGTATTAAAAGCTCATTATTTGCAATATCGCTTTTATTTATAAGCATAAAGGCCATTCCAGCGTAAATTGCAACTGCTTTATTGCCACTATAAAATGGATGAAATTTTATAATAGAATAAATCAAATGGGCCAATTTATCATAAAAAGTTAAATAATATTCATTATTTGTTATGTGTTCAAGTGCGGCTTCTAGGTAGTTTGCTTGAGTTTTATTATAGCCTTTTAAACCATTAATCTCATCCATTATATCATCGTGCAAACTTATAACTTGCTTCATATCTAAATAATTCATTTAATCTAGCCTTTTAAAAATTTCTAAATTTTTGGGATTTTGCAAAGTTTTTCTCATAAAAGCTCTTAATTCTTCAAATTTATTTTCGCTAAATTTATGCTTATCAAGCCAATCTAAATAAAGCTTTTTAACTTTTTCAACCATTTCTAGGTCAAAAGAACTTAGTGAGTTTAAAAAATCCTCATCATTTAAGGCATAATTTATACGCATTTTATCTCCTTAAAATTATTTAGTTTTATCAAGTTTTCGCAAATATATTAAAATTGCCTCCAAGATATCATCATCATCTTTACTATTTGATTTTATAACAACTTTTGAATCATCAAGTTTTGTTAAAGTTATATTCATCTCATAGTTTGAAATTTGCTTAAAACCATGTTTTATAGCTAAAATTTTTATTATCATAAGCCAAAAAAACTGCTTAGAAAACTCATCTATTTTACCAAATCTATCCTCAACCTCAGCTTTTATATCATAAATTTCACTCTCATCTTGAGCCTTACTTAATCTTTTATATAAATCAAGTCTTAATCTATCTTCTTTTATAAACTCTGAGTTTAAAAAAGCATTTATACTAAGCTTTATATCAACATTTGTAAGTGTGTTTGATTTTTTATTTAAAAGTGCGTTTATCTCATCTTCAAGCATTCTTAAATATAAACTATATCCAATAGCCTCAATATGCCCACTTTGAGCCTCTCCGACTAAATTTCCCCCACCTCTGATTTCTAAATCATGATAAGCTAAAACAGAACCACTTCCTAAAAATGAGTTACTCTCAAGTGCGACAAGGCGTTTTAACGAGTCTTTACTTAAAGCATTTTTATCTTCAATTAAAAAATAACAATACCCTTGTATACTGCTTCTTCCAACGCGTCCTCTAAGCTGGTGAAGATCTGCCATGCCAAATTTATTTGCATTATTTACTATCATTGTATTTGCATTTGGCATGTGGATGCCACTTTCTACGATACTTGTGCAAAGCATTAAATCATACTCTTTATTTATAAATTTTTCTATTTCACTTTCTGTTGTTTTTTGCTCAATTTTTGAGTGCAGAACTAAAATTTTTAAATTTGGCAAGAGTTCTAAAAGCTCATTTTTTACCTTGTTAATTGAAGCGATGTGATTATGCACATAAAAAATTTGCCCGCCTCTTCTAAGCTCTCTTAAAATCGCCTCTTTTATAATTTTTTCATCAAATTCTTTAACAATAGTCCTAACATCTAATCTATCATCTGGCGGAGTTAGTAAGGTGCTATAACTTTTAATGGAGCTTAATGCCATATTTAAACTTCTTGGAATCGGAGTTGCACTCATGCTTAAAAGATGGGAATTATTAGAAAGTTCTTTTAATTTTTCTTTTTGCTTTACTCCAAATTTATGCTCTTCATCTATGATTATAAGTCCTAAATTTGAAGCTTTTAAATTTAAAAGTGCGTGTGTTCCTATACAAATCAAAGGCTTTCCATCACTTAATGCCCTTTTCAAAGCATTTTTACTAGCAGTACTTGTAAATCTATCACACCTATAAACATCTATATTAAATCCATTAAATCTCTCTTTTAAGGTTTGATAATGCTGTGATGAAAGAAGCGTAGTTGGCACAAAAAACAGAACTTGAAAGCCGTTTTTAATAGTTAAAAATGAAGCATTCATTGCAACTTCAGTTTTTCCAAAACCAACATCTCCGCTTATTAGCCTATCCATAACTTTACCACTTTGAAAATCTTTTATAATATTATCAACCGCATTTTGTTGATCTTTTGTATAGACAAAACCGGCTTTACTTGTAAATTTT
Coding sequences:
- a CDS encoding 3-methyladenine DNA glycosylase gives rise to the protein MSSNELFELLYNEINLKNHFWWPNYGTFEVVVGAVLTQNTKWQNVESSLSNLKNKGVLSIEGILSLDDETLANLIKPSGFNNVKTKRLKNLLSAISLEFGDFENFKDSVDMEWLISQKGIGAESCSAILCYACERDEMVVDNYTIKILNFLNYEFESYLEAQEWLCGVDFDMLSKKYDFKSLNELYCAYHGLFVEFGKEHIKGYKFSEHAKNLLAKLM
- a CDS encoding ATP-binding protein; this encodes MKSFDNSNLDNENFKISKNIDWKTTKAAIFRKSKNALKKVSDIDFVDIDLLVGLDRQKDEIIKNTKNFLDNKGANHALLWGDMGCGKSSLCKAVFTMFFNQSLRVIEISKHDLESLIDVLDEIREINEYKFIIYIDDLSFEDGDFSYKFLKPVLEGSIELPPKNVLIYATSNRRHLVNEKMSNEIHEKEAVNERLSLAQRFGLQISFYEGGFSEYLDIVDSYFKGFKGDISELHLKAKQFAMLRASRSGRVAKQFYLAFKDEFKNDKSEIR
- a CDS encoding type II toxin-antitoxin system death-on-curing family toxin — encoded protein: MNYLDMKQVISLHDDIMDEINGLKGYNKTQANYLEAALEHITNNEYYLTFYDKLAHLIYSIIKFHPFYSGNKAVAIYAGMAFMLINKSDIANNELLIQDFYTKMENASVKIDKNEITKDDLIQILTEILKGTGYEKL
- the mfd gene encoding transcription-repair coupling factor; its protein translation is MQSEVYEYFLNNHKDILICEDDKEAFKCSQATKFAEYESFILPDFRAVKGDDLRSFYGELIGISKELNSFYKSKAKKKVIITPIKTILNPLPAKSHLKSIFINFGDKIEQNEFKDEISRLGYEVVDIVQMQGEISFRGEIIDIFPINSDDPFRILLDIDEVESIRKFDLITQISDKFELESLEISPFIANLNKDEFDKMSQKIKSLQNNALIDDMNSLGFWAIDGFINYLENFSFISIKDFKESEFESLNIPKNLEVLPKAKIYKDLDITFSNELLEFHKEKHIKILASSQAIFESFDLKNSDNVELIKSDLILNLISKDEIIISLNKKASKKRTRKASIVIDELKIGDFVVHENHGIGKFAGLEKITVMGATKEFVSILYQNDDKLLLPVENLNLIDRYIADSGAAILDKLGKGSFAKIKERVRVKLFEIASKIIALAAKRELIKGKVISLNNPLILQEYSKFTSKAGFVYTKDQQNAVDNIIKDFQSGKVMDRLISGDVGFGKTEVAMNASFLTIKNGFQVLFFVPTTLLSSQHYQTLKERFNGFNIDVYRCDRFTSTASKNALKRALSDGKPLICIGTHALLNLKASNLGLIIIDEEHKFGVKQKEKLKELSNNSHLLSMSATPIPRSLNMALSSIKSYSTLLTPPDDRLDVRTIVKEFDEKIIKEAILRELRRGGQIFYVHNHIASINKVKNELLELLPNLKILVLHSKIEQKTTESEIEKFINKEYDLMLCTSIVESGIHMPNANTMIVNNANKFGMADLHQLRGRVGRSSIQGYCYFLIEDKNALSKDSLKRLVALESNSFLGSGSVLAYHDLEIRGGGNLVGEAQSGHIEAIGYSLYLRMLEDEINALLNKKSNTLTNVDIKLSINAFLNSEFIKEDRLRLDLYKRLSKAQDESEIYDIKAEVEDRFGKIDEFSKQFFWLMIIKILAIKHGFKQISNYEMNITLTKLDDSKVVIKSNSKDDDDILEAILIYLRKLDKTK